In a genomic window of Nostoc sp. UHCC 0870:
- the dnaK gene encoding molecular chaperone DnaK, with the protein MAKVVGIDLGTTNSCVAVMEGGTPTVIANAEGFRTTPSVVAFAKNGDTLVGQIAKRQAVMNPENTFYSVKRFIGRRFDEVTNEATEVSYKVLSSGGNVKLDSSGKQFAPEEISAKVLRKLVEDASKYLGETVTQAVITVPAYFNDSQRQATKDAGKIAGIEVMRIINEPTAASLAYGFDRKSNETILVFDLGGGTFDVSVLEVGDGVFEVLSTSGDTHLGGDDFDKKIVDFLAEQFRKDEGIDLRKDKQALQRLTEAAEKAKIELSSVTQAEINLPFITATQDGPKHLDTTLTRAKFEELCSDLIDRSRIPVEQALRDAKLSKSDIDEIVLVGGSTRIPAVQQLVKNLLGKDPNQSVNPDEVVAVGAAIQAGVLSGDVTGILLLDVTPLSLGVETLGGVMTKIIPRNTTIPTKKSEVFSTAVDGQTNVEIHVLQGEREFANDNKSLGTFRLDGIPPAPRGVPQIEVTFDIDANGILNVAAKDKGTGKEQSISITGASTLDKTDVDRMVREAEQNASSDKDRREKIERKNQADSLAYQAEKQLQELGDKVPAADKEKVEGLVKEVREAVAKEDDEQIKKLTPELQQALFAVGSNIYQQAGGAAPGAAPGDGGGTPPSDGGDDVIDADFTESK; encoded by the coding sequence ATGGCAAAAGTAGTTGGAATTGATTTAGGTACAACTAACTCCTGCGTCGCAGTAATGGAAGGTGGTACACCAACGGTTATTGCTAACGCTGAAGGGTTTCGCACCACCCCCTCAGTGGTAGCATTTGCTAAAAATGGCGACACTTTGGTAGGACAAATAGCCAAACGCCAAGCAGTGATGAACCCAGAAAACACTTTCTACTCTGTAAAGCGTTTTATTGGTCGTCGCTTTGATGAAGTCACTAACGAAGCAACAGAAGTTTCTTATAAGGTTCTCAGCAGTGGCGGTAACGTCAAGCTAGACTCCTCTGGTAAACAATTTGCACCAGAAGAAATTTCTGCTAAAGTTCTCCGCAAACTAGTAGAAGACGCTAGTAAGTATTTAGGTGAAACTGTCACCCAAGCTGTAATCACCGTTCCCGCCTACTTCAACGACTCCCAACGTCAAGCCACCAAAGATGCTGGCAAAATCGCTGGTATTGAAGTCATGCGGATTATCAACGAGCCTACAGCCGCTTCCTTAGCTTACGGTTTTGACAGAAAGAGCAATGAAACCATCCTGGTATTTGACTTAGGTGGTGGTACATTCGACGTATCTGTCCTAGAAGTAGGCGATGGCGTATTTGAAGTATTGTCTACTTCTGGTGATACCCATCTTGGTGGTGACGACTTCGATAAGAAAATCGTTGATTTCTTAGCTGAACAGTTTAGAAAAGACGAAGGTATCGACCTCCGCAAAGACAAACAAGCCTTACAACGTTTAACAGAAGCCGCCGAAAAAGCCAAGATTGAGCTTTCTAGCGTTACCCAAGCAGAAATCAACCTACCATTTATCACAGCTACCCAGGATGGCCCTAAACACCTGGATACAACCCTGACTCGCGCCAAGTTTGAAGAACTCTGTTCTGACTTGATTGACCGTTCTCGCATTCCTGTAGAACAAGCGTTGCGCGATGCTAAGTTAAGCAAAAGTGATATTGATGAAATTGTTTTAGTCGGTGGTTCTACGCGTATCCCCGCCGTCCAACAATTGGTGAAGAATTTGTTGGGTAAAGACCCCAACCAAAGCGTTAACCCTGATGAAGTTGTGGCTGTGGGTGCAGCAATTCAAGCAGGTGTTTTGTCTGGTGATGTTACAGGTATCTTGTTGTTAGACGTAACACCATTGTCCTTGGGTGTAGAAACCTTGGGTGGTGTAATGACTAAGATTATCCCCCGCAACACCACAATTCCCACCAAAAAATCGGAAGTCTTCTCTACAGCCGTGGATGGTCAAACCAACGTAGAAATTCACGTCCTCCAAGGTGAGAGAGAATTTGCTAACGATAACAAGAGTTTAGGAACTTTCCGCCTGGATGGGATTCCTCCCGCACCCCGTGGCGTACCCCAAATTGAAGTTACCTTCGATATCGACGCTAACGGTATCCTCAACGTCGCCGCGAAGGACAAAGGTACTGGTAAGGAACAATCTATCAGTATTACTGGTGCTTCTACCTTAGATAAAACCGACGTTGACCGGATGGTACGTGAAGCCGAACAAAACGCTTCTTCTGATAAAGACCGTCGAGAAAAAATTGAACGCAAGAACCAAGCCGATTCTTTGGCTTACCAAGCCGAGAAGCAGCTGCAAGAGTTAGGCGATAAAGTGCCTGCTGCTGATAAAGAAAAGGTTGAAGGTTTGGTGAAAGAAGTGCGGGAAGCCGTTGCGAAGGAAGACGACGAACAAATCAAGAAGTTGACACCAGAATTACAACAAGCGTTGTTTGCAGTTGGTAGCAATATCTATCAACAGGCTGGTGGTGCTGCTCCTGGTGCTGCTCCTGGTGATGGCGGTGGTACTCCTCCCTCTGATGGCGGTGATGATGTAATCGACGCTGACTTTACTGAAAGTAAGTAA
- a CDS encoding ABC transporter permease yields the protein MKDFFLIKYASEILQHTLEHLFLVGVAISIAIMIGIPLGILITRQTQLRQPILGFANVLQTIPSLALFGLLIPVPVIGGIGVVPAIVALTLYSLLPIIRNTYTGITGVDPAIREAGRGMGMTDRQLLLQVEIPLAMGVILAGVRVSTVISIGIATIAAAIGAGGLGVFIFRGISVVNNQLILAGAVPAAVIALLADLLIGLLENKLKVKS from the coding sequence ATGAAAGATTTCTTCCTGATCAAGTACGCGTCAGAAATTTTACAACACACCCTAGAACATTTATTTTTAGTGGGTGTTGCCATTAGTATTGCCATTATGATCGGTATTCCTTTAGGAATTTTAATTACCCGTCAAACTCAACTGCGGCAACCAATTTTAGGTTTTGCTAATGTTCTCCAAACTATTCCTAGTTTGGCATTATTTGGCTTACTAATTCCTGTCCCAGTCATTGGTGGAATTGGTGTTGTTCCTGCGATTGTTGCCTTAACTTTATATTCCCTACTACCTATAATTCGTAATACTTATACAGGTATTACAGGGGTAGATCCTGCAATTCGGGAAGCCGGGCGAGGAATGGGAATGACAGATAGACAGTTATTATTACAAGTGGAAATTCCTTTAGCAATGGGTGTGATTTTGGCGGGGGTACGAGTATCGACAGTTATTAGTATTGGCATTGCAACTATTGCGGCTGCAATTGGTGCTGGAGGCTTGGGCGTGTTTATTTTCAGGGGAATTTCAGTAGTCAATAATCAGTTAATTTTAGCTGGGGCAGTTCCGGCGGCGGTGATAGCACTACTCGCTGATTTATTGATTGGATTGCTAGAGAATAAATTAAAAGTGAAAAGTTAA
- a CDS encoding glycine betaine ABC transporter substrate-binding protein: MKRFFLVLLFSFALVMAIASCKTNLISSSGDIIIASKDFTEQDILGELLAQQIEDTTNLKVVRRPRLGGSFVCHQAIISGNIDAYIEYTGTAFTGILKQAVINDPKVVYAKLKQAYAQQFQLEVMPSLGFENTFAIIIRGKDAKRYNIQTLSEAAQYTPQWRGGFGYEFLEREDGFPGLAKTYNLNFTKPPRIMDLGLIYRALIQKQVDMIAGNSTDGQIARLGLFVLKDDKQYFPPYEATPIIRQATLKKYPQIREAINQLTGKISADEMRQLNYLVEGELQDIKEVVREFRKSKALLTLS, translated from the coding sequence ATGAAAAGATTTTTTTTAGTTCTCTTATTCAGCTTTGCATTAGTGATGGCGATCGCTAGTTGTAAAACTAATCTAATAAGTAGTAGCGGTGATATTATTATAGCATCCAAAGACTTTACCGAACAAGATATTTTAGGCGAACTTCTAGCTCAACAAATCGAAGATACCACAAATTTAAAAGTAGTTCGCCGTCCTCGCTTGGGTGGTTCTTTTGTCTGTCATCAAGCAATTATCTCTGGTAATATTGATGCTTATATTGAATACACAGGTACGGCGTTTACGGGTATTTTAAAACAAGCAGTAATTAACGATCCTAAAGTAGTTTATGCAAAACTAAAACAAGCCTATGCTCAACAATTCCAGTTAGAAGTAATGCCTAGTCTGGGTTTTGAAAATACCTTTGCAATTATTATCAGGGGAAAAGATGCCAAACGCTACAACATTCAAACCCTCTCCGAAGCTGCTCAATATACACCCCAATGGCGCGGCGGTTTTGGCTACGAATTTCTAGAAAGAGAAGATGGGTTTCCAGGGTTAGCTAAAACCTATAATTTAAACTTTACCAAACCACCTCGAATTATGGACTTGGGTTTAATTTATAGGGCATTAATTCAAAAACAAGTAGATATGATAGCAGGTAATTCCACAGACGGACAAATTGCTCGCTTGGGTTTATTCGTTCTTAAAGATGACAAACAATACTTCCCCCCTTACGAAGCTACACCAATTATCAGACAAGCAACTTTAAAAAAATACCCACAAATCCGAGAAGCCATTAATCAACTAACAGGTAAAATATCCGCCGATGAAATGCGACAGCTTAACTATTTAGTAGAAGGAGAACTCCAAGATATTAAAGAAGTAGTACGCGAATTTCGTAAATCTAAAGCACTCCTCACTCTCTCATAA
- a CDS encoding phytochelatin synthase family protein, producing MNFTIKKILKTSIQGIVIGLCISSGNVLSQTLPLSTNLIDFNSDTGKNLLITSRAREDFFPLSIQFVTQNNQAYCGVASIVMVLNSLGISAPEAPQYSPYRVFTQENFFSNEKTKAVITPEKVSRQGMTLAELGGLIASYGVKVEVHHAAITSIEDFRKVTAANLKQKGNFVIVNYLRKEINQERGGHISPIAAYNEETDRFLIMDVSRYKYPPVWVKTADLWKAMNTVDSVSGKTRGFVLVSKL from the coding sequence ATGAATTTTACTATTAAAAAAATTCTCAAAACCTCTATCCAAGGCATAGTTATTGGATTATGTATTTCCAGTGGCAACGTCTTATCTCAAACTTTACCACTATCAACTAATTTAATCGATTTCAATTCTGATACCGGAAAAAATCTATTAATTACCAGTCGCGCCAGAGAAGACTTTTTCCCCTTAAGTATACAATTTGTAACTCAAAATAATCAAGCTTATTGTGGAGTGGCAAGTATTGTCATGGTGTTAAATAGCTTAGGAATTTCTGCACCAGAAGCACCACAATATTCACCTTATAGAGTGTTTACTCAAGAGAATTTTTTTAGTAATGAGAAAACTAAAGCAGTCATCACTCCCGAAAAAGTCTCTCGTCAAGGTATGACTTTAGCAGAGTTAGGTGGATTAATCGCTAGTTATGGTGTAAAAGTGGAAGTTCATCATGCTGCTATTACTAGTATAGAAGATTTTAGAAAAGTGACAGCAGCGAATTTAAAACAAAAAGGCAACTTTGTCATAGTTAATTATTTACGCAAAGAAATCAACCAGGAAAGAGGCGGACACATATCACCAATAGCCGCATATAACGAAGAGACAGATAGATTTTTAATTATGGATGTTTCCCGTTATAAATATCCACCAGTTTGGGTGAAGACAGCAGACCTATGGAAAGCTATGAACACAGTTGATTCAGTTTCAGGTAAAACAAGAGGCTTTGTATTGGTAAGTAAATTGTAA
- a CDS encoding LysR family transcriptional regulator, which translates to MELRHLRYFIAVAEELHFSKAAERLHIAQPPLSQQIQQLEAELGVELLHRKTKRQVQLTAAGQVFLQETYQLLKQLETAVALTQRTGRGETGQLRIGFTSLVIYDLLPLILRQFREQFPEVELVLLELTTSQQEQALRDSRIHVGFAHPPLENDTLSYKCIHRESLVVALPSTHSLVQKKHISVRSLLNEPLIMFPRHLAPGLYDRIMSLFQQEHLNPKITQEAIQMQTIIGLVSAGIGVAIAPSSLQNLQRTGVAYRPILEKAPVIETAIIWQENRLTPIVENFLQFI; encoded by the coding sequence ATGGAACTACGACACCTGCGCTACTTTATCGCTGTAGCTGAGGAACTACATTTCAGTAAAGCCGCAGAAAGACTGCATATAGCTCAACCACCTCTGAGCCAACAAATCCAACAGCTAGAGGCGGAACTAGGGGTAGAACTTTTGCATCGCAAAACTAAGCGACAAGTACAGCTAACAGCAGCTGGCCAGGTGTTTTTACAAGAGACTTATCAACTACTGAAGCAACTAGAAACAGCAGTAGCACTGACTCAAAGGACTGGACGTGGTGAAACAGGTCAACTCAGAATAGGATTTACTAGTTTGGTAATTTACGACTTATTACCCTTGATTTTGCGCCAATTTCGCGAACAATTTCCAGAAGTAGAACTAGTTTTACTGGAGTTAACGACCAGTCAACAGGAGCAAGCACTGAGAGATTCCCGAATTCATGTAGGTTTTGCTCATCCACCTTTAGAAAATGACACATTATCTTATAAATGTATTCACAGGGAAAGCTTGGTTGTGGCTTTGCCTTCAACTCATTCATTGGTGCAAAAAAAACATATCTCAGTGCGATCGCTTCTCAATGAACCTTTGATTATGTTTCCCCGCCATCTAGCACCAGGACTTTACGATCGCATCATGAGTCTTTTTCAGCAGGAGCATTTAAACCCTAAAATTACTCAGGAGGCGATTCAAATGCAAACCATTATTGGACTAGTATCGGCTGGAATAGGTGTAGCGATCGCACCATCTTCTTTACAAAATCTGCAAAGGACTGGTGTAGCTTATCGTCCGATACTAGAAAAAGCACCTGTAATAGAAACTGCCATAATCTGGCAGGAAAACAGATTAACTCCGATTGTAGAAAATTTTTTGCAATTTATTTAA
- a CDS encoding ATP-binding cassette domain-containing protein produces the protein MPQNNSVAIEFHDVTFSRNHRPLVSRLNFAIHRGEALVLLGRSGSGKTTTMKLINRLFTPTQGEVLFNGVPTTQWDEIKLRRKIGYVIQETGLFPHFTVERNVGLVPSLEGWQPKQIKTRVYELLQLIGLDPTQFASRYPHELSGGQRQRVGVARALAADPPVLLMDEPFGALDPITRLELQQEFRRLQQELGKTVVFVTHDIQEAFVLASRIGLMYGGELVVLGTKDEFMRSQHPESLAFLQCLRSLQDNL, from the coding sequence ATGCCACAAAATAACTCAGTCGCTATTGAATTTCATGATGTCACCTTTAGCCGCAATCATCGTCCTTTGGTGTCGCGGCTCAATTTCGCCATTCATCGGGGGGAAGCGTTAGTATTACTCGGACGTAGTGGTAGCGGTAAAACTACCACTATGAAATTAATTAATCGCCTGTTTACACCCACCCAAGGCGAGGTGTTATTTAATGGTGTACCGACAACTCAATGGGATGAAATTAAACTCAGGCGTAAGATTGGTTATGTAATTCAAGAAACTGGTTTGTTTCCTCACTTTACAGTAGAACGTAATGTGGGTTTAGTTCCTAGTTTAGAAGGCTGGCAACCGAAACAAATCAAAACGCGAGTATACGAATTATTGCAGTTGATAGGTTTAGATCCTACACAATTTGCTAGCCGTTATCCTCACGAACTTTCGGGGGGACAAAGACAAAGGGTAGGTGTAGCCAGGGCTTTAGCCGCAGATCCGCCTGTATTATTAATGGATGAACCCTTTGGCGCACTCGATCCGATTACGCGCTTAGAATTACAGCAGGAATTTCGGCGATTACAACAGGAATTAGGGAAGACAGTGGTTTTTGTCACCCATGACATTCAAGAAGCCTTTGTTTTGGCATCGAGAATTGGGTTAATGTATGGGGGAGAATTGGTAGTATTAGGGACGAAGGATGAATTTATGCGATCGCAACATCCCGAAAGTCTGGCATTCCTGCAATGTCTGCGTTCACTGCAAGACAACTTATGA
- the ilvD gene encoding dihydroxy-acid dehydratase, translating into MSENLRSQVVTQGVQRSPNRAMLRAVGFQDEDFNKAIVGVANAYSTITPCNMGINQLAQRAEAGVKLAGAMPQMFGTITISDGISMGTEGMKYSLVSREVIADSIETACTGQSMDGVIAIGGCDKNMPGAMIAMARMNIPAIFVYGGTIKPGHYNGRDLTVVSSFEAVGEYSAGKIDETELMEVERRACPGAGSCGGMYTANTMSSAFEAMGMSLPYSSTMAAEDGEKADSSEESAKVLVEAIRHQLLPRQIITRKSIENAISVIMAVGGSTNAVLHFLAIARAAGVELNLDDFETIRGRVPVLCDLKPSGRYVATNLHQAGGIPQVMKMLLVHGLLHGDCMTITGKTIAEVLADIPEEPPANQDVIRPWNNPMYAQGHLAILKGNLATEGAVAKITGVKKALITGPAKVFDSEEECLDAILAGKIQAGDVIVIRYEGPKGGPGMREMLAPTSAIIGAGLGDTVGLITDGRFSGGTYGMVVGHVAPEAAVGGAIALVEEGDSITIDANSRLLQLNISDAELASRRAKWQPRPPRYTKGILAKYAKLVASSSVGAVTDLDLFN; encoded by the coding sequence ATGTCAGAGAATCTCAGAAGTCAAGTTGTCACACAAGGGGTGCAGCGATCGCCAAATCGCGCTATGCTGCGTGCAGTTGGTTTTCAGGATGAAGACTTTAACAAAGCAATTGTTGGTGTAGCTAATGCCTACAGTACAATTACTCCCTGTAATATGGGGATTAATCAACTAGCACAAAGAGCAGAAGCTGGGGTTAAACTAGCTGGGGCAATGCCGCAAATGTTCGGCACAATTACTATTAGTGATGGGATTTCGATGGGAACGGAGGGGATGAAATATTCCCTAGTGTCACGAGAAGTCATTGCTGACTCCATTGAAACCGCCTGTACTGGACAAAGTATGGATGGTGTAATTGCGATCGGTGGCTGTGATAAAAATATGCCAGGGGCAATGATTGCAATGGCGCGGATGAATATTCCGGCTATCTTTGTTTACGGTGGCACAATTAAACCTGGACACTACAACGGCCGCGACTTAACTGTTGTCAGTTCCTTTGAAGCTGTGGGTGAATACAGTGCTGGGAAAATTGACGAGACCGAACTGATGGAAGTAGAACGCCGTGCTTGTCCTGGTGCGGGTTCTTGCGGTGGGATGTACACAGCTAATACTATGTCCTCGGCTTTTGAAGCGATGGGGATGAGTTTACCCTATTCTTCTACAATGGCGGCGGAAGATGGCGAAAAAGCCGATAGCAGCGAAGAATCAGCTAAGGTACTAGTAGAAGCAATTCGTCATCAACTTTTACCCCGGCAAATTATCACCCGTAAATCTATAGAAAATGCTATTTCTGTAATTATGGCTGTCGGTGGTTCAACTAATGCCGTATTACATTTTCTAGCGATCGCTCGCGCAGCTGGTGTAGAACTAAATCTAGATGACTTTGAGACTATCCGTGGTCGTGTACCCGTTTTGTGTGATTTAAAACCTAGTGGTCGATATGTCGCCACAAACTTACACCAAGCTGGCGGTATTCCCCAAGTGATGAAAATGCTACTCGTGCATGGTTTACTCCACGGCGACTGTATGACCATCACAGGTAAAACCATTGCCGAAGTTCTAGCAGATATCCCCGAAGAACCACCCGCCAACCAAGATGTGATTCGTCCTTGGAATAACCCAATGTATGCCCAAGGTCACTTAGCTATTCTCAAAGGTAATCTAGCTACAGAAGGGGCTGTAGCCAAAATTACCGGAGTCAAGAAAGCCTTAATTACTGGCCCCGCAAAAGTATTTGATTCAGAGGAAGAATGCTTAGATGCCATCCTCGCAGGTAAAATTCAAGCTGGTGATGTAATTGTCATCCGCTATGAAGGCCCTAAAGGCGGCCCTGGTATGCGGGAAATGTTAGCCCCCACTTCAGCAATTATTGGTGCAGGTTTGGGTGATACTGTTGGCTTAATTACCGATGGACGCTTTTCTGGCGGTACTTACGGTATGGTAGTCGGACACGTTGCCCCAGAAGCAGCCGTTGGTGGTGCGATCGCTCTGGTCGAAGAAGGTGATAGCATCACTATTGATGCTAATTCCCGCCTGTTACAGTTAAATATCTCCGATGCAGAATTAGCCAGCCGCCGCGCCAAATGGCAACCCCGCCCACCCCGTTATACAAAAGGCATCTTGGCGAAATA